From Mycolicibacterium nivoides, a single genomic window includes:
- a CDS encoding GMC family oxidoreductase, whose translation MTPDYDVLIIGSGFGGSVSALRLTEKGYRVGVLEAGRRYLDVDFAKNSWDLRKFLWAAKFGMYGIQRIHLLRNVMILAGAGVGGGSLNYANTLYIPPDPFFNDPQWKDITDWRGELMPHYEQAQRMLGVVKNPTFTDADRIVKEVADDMGCGDTFVATPVGVFFGPDGDKAPGKTVPDPYFGGAGPARTGCIECGQCMTGCRHGAKNTLVKNYLGLAEKAGVQVHSMTTVTSFQQRCDGLWEVSTHRTNGRVRRGKRTFTAKYLIVAAGTYNTQRLLFKVRDTGKLTKLSDRLGVLTRTNSESIVGAQTKTVPTDMDLTHGVAITSSIHPTPDTHIEPVRYGKGSNAMGLLQTLMTDGAGPGGTDAPRWKQFLSQGRARPAELLNMLIPRRWSERTLIALVMQHLDNSITTFTKRGPGGIRIMSSKQGHGGPNPTWIPVGNEATRQMAQKVGGIAVGSWGELFNIPLTAHFLGGAAIGDSAETGVIDPYHRVYNYPTLYVVDGAAISANLGVNPALSIAAQAERAASLWPNKGQDDVRPAQGQPYKQLAPIQPESPTVPAGAPGVLGLRLLASGPNLRVVK comes from the coding sequence ATGACGCCTGACTATGACGTGCTCATTATCGGTTCGGGATTCGGGGGCAGCGTGAGCGCCCTGCGGCTCACCGAGAAGGGTTATCGGGTTGGAGTTTTGGAGGCAGGTCGGCGGTATTTAGACGTTGACTTCGCCAAAAACTCCTGGGATTTGCGAAAGTTCTTGTGGGCGGCCAAGTTCGGCATGTACGGCATCCAGCGCATCCACCTGTTGCGTAACGTGATGATCCTGGCCGGTGCGGGCGTTGGCGGCGGTTCCCTGAACTACGCCAACACGCTATACATTCCGCCGGACCCGTTCTTCAACGATCCGCAGTGGAAGGACATCACCGACTGGCGTGGCGAGCTGATGCCGCACTACGAACAGGCGCAACGAATGCTCGGCGTGGTGAAGAACCCGACCTTCACCGATGCGGACCGCATCGTCAAAGAGGTCGCCGACGACATGGGCTGCGGGGATACATTCGTCGCAACGCCGGTCGGCGTGTTTTTCGGGCCCGACGGTGACAAGGCGCCGGGCAAGACCGTCCCGGACCCCTACTTCGGCGGGGCAGGCCCGGCGCGCACCGGCTGCATCGAATGCGGCCAGTGCATGACCGGCTGCCGGCACGGCGCCAAGAACACTCTCGTCAAGAACTACCTTGGCCTCGCGGAAAAGGCTGGGGTGCAAGTACATTCGATGACCACGGTGACCAGCTTTCAGCAGCGGTGTGACGGGCTGTGGGAGGTGTCGACCCATCGGACCAACGGCCGGGTGAGGCGGGGCAAGCGCACCTTCACCGCCAAGTACCTCATCGTCGCGGCGGGTACGTACAACACTCAGCGACTGTTGTTCAAGGTTCGTGACACCGGCAAGCTGACGAAGCTGTCCGATCGTCTGGGCGTGCTGACCCGGACCAACTCCGAGTCGATCGTCGGTGCGCAGACCAAGACGGTGCCCACCGACATGGATCTCACACATGGCGTAGCCATCACCTCGTCGATTCACCCGACGCCGGACACCCACATCGAACCCGTGCGGTACGGCAAGGGCTCCAACGCGATGGGCCTGCTGCAGACGCTGATGACCGACGGCGCCGGCCCAGGGGGCACCGACGCGCCGCGGTGGAAGCAGTTTCTGAGCCAAGGCCGTGCCCGGCCGGCTGAGCTGCTCAATATGCTGATCCCGAGACGGTGGAGCGAGCGAACCCTGATCGCCCTGGTGATGCAGCACCTGGACAACTCGATCACCACGTTCACCAAGCGCGGGCCGGGGGGCATCCGGATCATGTCCTCGAAGCAGGGGCACGGCGGGCCCAACCCGACATGGATTCCGGTCGGCAACGAGGCGACGCGGCAGATGGCGCAGAAGGTCGGCGGCATTGCCGTCGGCAGCTGGGGCGAGCTGTTCAACATCCCGCTGACCGCGCACTTCCTCGGTGGTGCGGCGATCGGTGACAGTGCCGAGACCGGCGTGATCGATCCCTATCACCGCGTGTACAACTACCCGACTCTCTACGTCGTGGACGGTGCGGCGATTTCTGCGAATCTCGGGGTAAATCCGGCACTTTCGATCGCCGCGCAGGCCGAACGGGCGGCGTCACTATGGCCCAATAAGGGGCAGGACGACGTGCGGCCAGCCCAGGGGCAGCCCTACAAACAGCTCGCACCGATTCAGCCGGAGAGCCCCACCGTGCCCGCCGGCGCGCCGGGTGTGTTGGGTTTGCGACTCCTTGCCTCTGGGCCCAATCTACGGGTTGTGAAATAG
- a CDS encoding gamma-glutamyl-gamma-aminobutyrate hydrolase family protein, with the protein MRPLIAVPGRRAARVPILRFSATLAAEAICEAVWAGGGEPVVLHGPGGNPAAELADRLARFDGICMPGGADMDPRHYGQAPVAETEDPVAHQDAFDMAVMSCALSLGIPTLAICRGMQILNVVQGGDLVQHLPPSSVGHGNAVHDVTVAEGSRLIQVVGSTRVPVSSYHHQAVGVIGANLRVAATADDGCVEALEHTGGNLLAVQWHPEDLHASSSSDAALFADLSERAAKSRMEALV; encoded by the coding sequence ATGCGACCACTGATCGCGGTGCCGGGCCGGCGCGCCGCCCGCGTGCCGATCCTGCGCTTCAGCGCGACGCTGGCCGCAGAGGCCATCTGCGAGGCCGTGTGGGCCGGTGGCGGTGAGCCGGTTGTACTGCACGGTCCCGGCGGCAATCCGGCCGCCGAGCTGGCCGACCGGCTGGCCCGGTTCGACGGCATCTGCATGCCCGGAGGGGCAGACATGGACCCGCGTCACTACGGCCAGGCGCCCGTCGCCGAGACCGAAGACCCGGTCGCGCACCAGGATGCGTTCGACATGGCGGTCATGTCTTGCGCATTGAGCCTCGGCATCCCGACCCTGGCGATCTGCCGCGGAATGCAGATCCTCAACGTGGTGCAGGGCGGCGATCTGGTCCAGCACCTCCCGCCGAGCAGCGTCGGACACGGCAACGCCGTACACGACGTGACGGTGGCCGAGGGCAGTCGGCTGATCCAGGTAGTGGGGTCCACTCGGGTCCCGGTGTCGTCGTATCACCATCAGGCGGTCGGTGTCATCGGTGCTAACCTGCGGGTCGCCGCCACCGCAGACGACGGGTGTGTGGAAGCTCTCGAACACACCGGCGGGAATCTGCTTGCCGTGCAATGGCATCCCGAGGATCTCCACGCGTCTTCCTCCAGCGATGCCGCACTCTTCGCCGACCTCTCCGAACGAGCCGCAAAATCCAGGATGGAGGCTTTGGTATGA
- a CDS encoding peptidoglycan recognition protein family protein has translation MTLHHSAVVLGENRLAPSRLRQHQRYHQHDHGWIDIAYHVGVDRNGNIYELRTPELAGDTATNYDPAGHFLVLCEGDFDQEPVTDAQLTGAATAFAWAAQQFHLASGTLGGHRDFADTSCPGANLYAHLSSGDLHTRIDALVAAGPVDLQRLCGEEAATKVAGIEAGG, from the coding sequence ATGACGTTGCACCACAGCGCTGTTGTTCTCGGCGAGAATCGACTTGCCCCCAGCCGGCTACGGCAGCACCAGCGCTACCACCAGCATGACCATGGGTGGATCGACATCGCCTACCACGTCGGCGTCGATCGCAACGGCAACATCTACGAACTACGCACCCCCGAACTCGCCGGCGACACCGCGACCAACTACGACCCCGCCGGGCACTTCCTCGTCCTATGCGAGGGCGACTTCGACCAAGAACCCGTCACCGACGCCCAACTCACGGGTGCGGCAACAGCATTCGCCTGGGCAGCCCAACAATTTCATCTGGCCAGCGGGACTCTCGGCGGGCACCGGGACTTCGCCGACACCTCCTGCCCCGGCGCCAACCTCTACGCCCATCTCAGCTCGGGTGACCTGCACACACGTATCGATGCCCTCGTCGCCGCCGGGCCCGTCGACCTGCAACGGCTCTGCGGAGAAGAGGCTGCCACCAAAGTCGCGGGCATCGAAGCAGGTGGGTGA
- a CDS encoding PDR/VanB family oxidoreductase, whose protein sequence is MENSIVVRIAEIQVETPDIRGLRLEQLDGSPFSEWRSGAHIDVTGPTGVLRQYSLAGSPKDDSSMWVAVKKEGSKGGSAAMHELKVGDHLKISKPRNMLGIAPEATKHILIAGGIGLTPLMSMAFELYSWGADFELHYFARSREEMAFDDFLTERVEYRDFVTLHIGVPRTEQPALFQRMASDTSADTHVYTCGPEGFMDQVVAAFSPAIGADRIHLEAFTPKEVDTSGDRAFTVELSTGEVFEIPADRSILDVLEEAGCDVFRSCGEGICGSCVSGVVEGIPDHRDNCLSATVKANNEEMALCVSRSLSEKLVIELY, encoded by the coding sequence ATGGAAAACAGCATCGTGGTCCGTATCGCCGAGATCCAGGTCGAGACACCGGATATCCGAGGTTTGCGCCTGGAGCAGCTCGACGGGTCCCCCTTCAGCGAGTGGCGTTCCGGCGCCCACATCGACGTGACCGGCCCCACCGGTGTGCTTCGCCAGTACTCACTGGCCGGATCACCGAAAGACGATTCGTCGATGTGGGTCGCGGTGAAAAAAGAAGGGTCGAAAGGTGGCTCAGCCGCCATGCACGAACTCAAGGTCGGCGACCACCTCAAGATCAGCAAGCCACGCAACATGCTCGGCATCGCCCCAGAAGCGACCAAGCACATCCTGATCGCCGGCGGTATCGGCCTCACCCCGTTGATGAGCATGGCGTTCGAGCTGTACAGCTGGGGCGCCGACTTCGAGCTGCACTACTTCGCGCGGTCACGAGAGGAGATGGCGTTCGACGACTTCCTCACCGAACGAGTCGAATACCGAGACTTCGTCACTTTGCATATCGGCGTGCCGCGCACCGAGCAACCCGCGCTGTTCCAGCGAATGGCATCGGACACTTCGGCTGATACACACGTATACACCTGCGGCCCTGAGGGTTTCATGGACCAGGTGGTTGCCGCGTTCAGCCCCGCGATCGGCGCGGACCGCATCCACCTGGAGGCGTTCACGCCGAAGGAAGTCGATACTTCCGGCGACCGGGCGTTCACGGTCGAACTGAGTACCGGTGAAGTTTTCGAGATCCCGGCCGACCGCTCGATTCTCGACGTACTCGAGGAAGCCGGGTGCGACGTGTTCAGATCGTGCGGGGAGGGCATCTGCGGATCCTGCGTCTCCGGTGTCGTCGAGGGCATTCCGGATCACCGCGACAACTGCCTGTCGGCAACCGTCAAGGCCAACAACGAGGAAATGGCGCTGTGCGTATCCCGCTCTCTCAGCGAAAAACTCGTCATCGAACTCTACTGA
- a CDS encoding NAD-dependent succinate-semialdehyde dehydrogenase, producing MSLYLVTDPATGDIVKKYPTATDAAIGNALSYAVTANKTWARETTVAERAALVRRVGRLHAERADELGAIIVREMGKPLAAAIGEVKFSASIYEYYADNAEVLLSDQPIELLDGTGEALIKSSPYGVLLGIMPWNFPAYQVARFAGPNLCVGNTILLKHAPQCPESAAAIQQIFDDAGFPAGAYVNIYATNEQVARLIEHPRVAGVSLTGSERAGAAVAEIAGRNLKKVVLELGGSDPFILLSTDDLDDTVAKAAAARLDNTGQACNAAKRFIVADELYDTFLEKFTAAVLSAAEDITPLSSILAADRLQEQVDSAVEQGATLTSAGGRNGAYFPTGVLTNVKPDNDVYYQELFGPIAMVFKAASEDEALELANDTPFGLGSYVFTTDAEQAARVAAKIDAGMVFINGVQADGVELPFGGIKRSGFGRELGTLGIGEFVNKKLIRTVT from the coding sequence ATGAGCCTGTATCTCGTGACCGACCCGGCCACCGGCGACATCGTCAAAAAGTACCCGACCGCCACCGACGCCGCGATCGGCAATGCCTTGTCGTATGCAGTGACAGCAAACAAGACGTGGGCACGCGAGACGACCGTAGCCGAGCGCGCGGCCCTCGTCCGTCGCGTCGGCCGGCTGCATGCCGAGCGCGCAGACGAACTCGGCGCGATCATCGTGCGTGAGATGGGCAAACCGCTCGCCGCCGCGATCGGCGAAGTCAAGTTCAGTGCCTCGATCTACGAGTACTACGCCGACAATGCCGAGGTGCTACTGAGCGACCAGCCGATCGAATTGCTCGACGGCACTGGCGAAGCGCTGATCAAGAGCAGTCCCTATGGCGTCCTTCTCGGGATCATGCCGTGGAACTTCCCGGCCTACCAGGTGGCCAGGTTCGCCGGGCCCAACCTGTGTGTCGGCAATACAATCCTGCTCAAACACGCCCCGCAGTGTCCGGAATCGGCCGCCGCTATCCAGCAGATCTTCGACGACGCCGGCTTCCCAGCCGGGGCGTACGTCAACATCTACGCCACCAACGAGCAGGTGGCCAGGCTCATCGAACACCCACGGGTGGCCGGGGTTTCGCTGACCGGTTCCGAGCGGGCCGGCGCGGCCGTCGCCGAAATCGCCGGGCGCAACCTGAAGAAGGTCGTCCTCGAACTGGGTGGTTCCGACCCGTTCATCCTGTTGTCCACGGACGATCTCGATGACACTGTCGCCAAGGCCGCGGCGGCTCGCCTCGACAACACCGGGCAGGCGTGCAACGCGGCGAAGCGGTTCATCGTGGCCGACGAACTCTACGACACGTTCCTGGAGAAGTTCACCGCCGCCGTGCTCTCCGCCGCCGAGGACATCACGCCGCTGTCCTCGATCCTGGCCGCCGACCGGTTGCAGGAGCAGGTCGACAGCGCCGTCGAACAGGGCGCGACGCTGACCAGCGCCGGGGGGCGCAACGGCGCGTACTTCCCGACCGGCGTGCTGACGAACGTGAAACCCGACAACGACGTCTACTACCAAGAACTGTTCGGTCCCATCGCGATGGTCTTCAAGGCCGCGTCGGAAGACGAGGCGCTGGAGCTGGCGAATGACACCCCGTTCGGTCTGGGCTCCTACGTCTTCACCACCGACGCGGAGCAAGCCGCGCGGGTCGCGGCGAAGATTGATGCCGGCATGGTCTTCATCAACGGAGTCCAGGCCGACGGTGTGGAGCTGCCCTTCGGCGGCATCAAGCGTTCCGGCTTCGGCCGCGAGCTCGGCACGCTCGGCATCGGCGAATTCGTCAACAAGAAGCTGATCCGAACGGTCACGTGA
- a CDS encoding aminoglycoside phosphotransferase family protein has protein sequence MTDSEIEITADLVRDLLQEQHPDLAGLTIREVAGGWGNQMWRLGDELAVRMQHMDRTPELQLKERRWLPVLAPRLPLPVPTPVRFGEPSERFPKHWTVMTWVPGEPLDHGTISRGVHAADTLAGFLRALHVDAPAEAPIAVDRGTHPRDCTAGFEHFFQAVVPDDIAADVRTVWSDAVAAPAWEGPPVWVHGDLHPANAIVSNGTLAGVVDFGDMYAGDPAWDLAAAWVLLPAGTASRFFDRYAQADEAARRRARGLAAMKSLFLMLMGQNGARGLPGGKPNWGPIGRAALDRVLTVD, from the coding sequence GTGACCGACAGCGAGATCGAGATCACCGCAGATCTTGTCCGCGACCTGCTGCAGGAGCAACATCCAGACCTCGCAGGGCTGACCATCCGCGAGGTGGCGGGCGGCTGGGGCAACCAAATGTGGCGTCTCGGGGACGAATTGGCCGTACGCATGCAGCACATGGACCGAACCCCGGAACTCCAGCTCAAGGAGCGCCGCTGGTTACCGGTGTTGGCCCCTCGCCTGCCGCTACCCGTACCGACTCCGGTGCGGTTCGGAGAACCCTCCGAGCGCTTCCCTAAGCACTGGACGGTGATGACATGGGTTCCCGGCGAGCCGCTGGACCACGGCACGATCAGCCGCGGCGTCCATGCAGCCGACACGCTGGCGGGCTTTCTCCGGGCGCTCCATGTGGACGCGCCCGCTGAGGCGCCGATCGCGGTAGACCGCGGAACCCATCCGAGGGACTGCACCGCCGGCTTCGAACACTTCTTCCAGGCCGTTGTCCCCGACGACATCGCTGCCGATGTCCGGACCGTCTGGAGTGACGCCGTTGCGGCCCCAGCGTGGGAGGGCCCGCCGGTGTGGGTGCACGGCGACCTCCATCCCGCGAACGCCATCGTCTCGAATGGGACGCTTGCGGGCGTCGTCGACTTCGGTGACATGTACGCCGGCGATCCCGCGTGGGATCTCGCTGCCGCGTGGGTGCTGCTACCCGCGGGCACCGCCTCACGGTTCTTTGACAGGTACGCGCAAGCAGATGAGGCAGCGAGACGACGCGCCCGCGGGCTGGCCGCCATGAAGAGTCTCTTCCTCATGCTCATGGGACAGAACGGAGCTCGGGGCCTCCCCGGCGGCAAGCCGAACTGGGGTCCGATAGGCCGCGCAGCACTTGATCGTGTTCTGACGGTCGATTGA
- a CDS encoding gamma-glutamyl-gamma-aminobutyrate hydrolase family protein, whose product MNNPVVLRDEVEPSGTRTREPGRPHIAVLLSLNFPDLTEPVAALHRRFTRTALTALAELDASFELVDTSEPGSVDVVVDADGLLVLGGGDIAAACYGGPDGAVPNSYGVDAEADRVSLKLIRGYVDAGRPVLGICRGSQLINVCYGGTIIGDITDYQLHRGGPGEHLFIDEKVEVLPETRLAVILGAGPLVVRSGHHQAVDDVADELAVAARALDGIVEAVEHPTDWVLGVQFHPEDDDGPLEPLYQLLAGFIAAGHRPSAMRSSAPADQPGPGAQ is encoded by the coding sequence ATGAACAACCCCGTCGTCCTGCGCGACGAGGTCGAACCGTCCGGCACGCGCACCCGGGAGCCAGGACGGCCGCACATCGCCGTGCTGCTGTCCCTCAACTTCCCCGATCTCACCGAGCCGGTGGCGGCACTGCACCGGCGCTTCACCCGCACCGCCCTGACGGCACTGGCGGAGCTCGATGCCAGCTTCGAGCTGGTGGACACCTCCGAACCCGGATCCGTCGACGTGGTCGTCGACGCCGACGGTCTGCTGGTGCTCGGCGGCGGCGACATCGCCGCAGCCTGCTATGGCGGACCGGACGGAGCGGTGCCGAACTCCTACGGGGTCGACGCGGAAGCGGACCGAGTCAGCCTGAAGTTGATCCGGGGCTATGTCGACGCTGGCCGGCCGGTGCTGGGAATCTGCCGCGGCTCACAACTGATCAACGTCTGCTACGGCGGCACGATCATCGGTGACATCACCGACTACCAGCTCCACCGCGGCGGGCCGGGCGAACACCTTTTCATCGACGAGAAGGTCGAAGTACTACCCGAGACCCGGCTGGCCGTCATTCTCGGTGCCGGACCCCTCGTCGTCCGGTCCGGCCACCACCAGGCCGTCGACGACGTGGCAGATGAGCTCGCCGTCGCCGCCCGGGCCCTCGACGGCATCGTCGAAGCCGTTGAGCACCCGACGGACTGGGTGCTGGGTGTGCAGTTCCACCCCGAAGATGACGACGGGCCGCTGGAACCGCTGTACCAGCTGCTCGCCGGCTTCATCGCCGCCGGCCATCGGCCATCGGCCATGCGATCTTCAGCGCCAGCCGACCAGCCTGGACCGGGAGCCCAATGA